One Polyodon spathula isolate WHYD16114869_AA chromosome 46, ASM1765450v1, whole genome shotgun sequence genomic window carries:
- the LOC121306090 gene encoding SUN domain-containing protein 2-like, which yields MQPPQWEDNAPLGSLQASLQAPGHSTGVAGVRAGTPVQSRPCDTVLKAVPAAAGSGGQGLFVLAGVALMKEFLTLVVLWFLYPLVWIQSDTVAPDPVWKIVEESKAVVPQDSRAPASKQDSALLTRLAAVERQLFTLSSLRESALEKVDSMERELEREKEERSKQRERALTSEGVTKLIHTAIGERQGRVQEEERERVKEEIKLLLQDGEEKWRKELEQLHHKSERVQTEVSEMKSGFQGRLSEDHTRLLSELSGLEQQLRALRSEVTGLTSAQSTMQRELERLPATLHTMKTQVQLEVGQWLKQYLSETEGGAAAQLVEREELQGALQELESRILERLSEERAHRESDTIGMAQSVGDTLHLAGVGGVTEQAVHRIVQRAINLYRADGIGLVDYALESAGASVISTRCSETYETKTALLSLFGVPLWYHSQSPRVVIQPDVLPGNCWAFRGSHGFVVIELASRIRPTAVTLEHIPKSISPMGKIDSAPRDFAVYGLDSDSQEEGTLLGRFTYNQDGDPLQTYQLKADQMGSYGLVEFRVLSNWGHPEYTCVYRFRVHGEPVK from the exons ATGCAGCCGCCTCAATGGGAGGACAACGCacctctgggcagcttacaggcaagcctgcaggcgcccggccattCTACAGGGGTCGcaggtgtgcg AGCTGGTACCCCAGTCCAAAGCCGCCCCTGTGACACGGTGCTGAAAGCAGTCCCAGCTGCAGCAGGGTCCGGTGGACAGGGCTTGTTTGTGCTTGCAGGTGTTGCTCTCATGAAGGAATTCCTGACTCTCGTCG TGCTCTGGTTCTTGTACCCTCTGGTGTGGATCCAGTCTGACACAGTGGCACCAGACCCGGTTTGGAAGATAGTTGAAGAGTCCAAAGCAGTGGTGCCTCAGGATAGCAGAGCACCGGCATCCAAACAG GACTCGGCGCTACTGACCCGGCTGGCTGCGGTGGAGAGGCAGCTGTTCACCCTGAGTTCTCTCCGAGAGTCAGCGCTGGAGAAGGTGGACAGCATGGAGagggagctggagagagagaaggaggagcgCAGCAAGCAGAGGGAGAGAGCCCTGACCAGCGAGGGGGTGACAAAACTCATCCACACCGCCATCGGAGAGAGACAGGGCAGAGTccaagaggaggagagggagagagtcaaG GAGGAGATTAAACTTTTACTGCAGGACGGGGAGGAGAAGTGGAGGAAAGAGCTGGAGCAGCTTCATCACAAATCAGAG AGAGTTCAAACCGAGGTGTCTGAGATGAAATCTGGATTCCAAGG CCGCCTGTCTGAAGATCACACCAGGCTGCTCTCTGAGCTGTCCGGCCTGGAACAGCAGCTCCGCGCACTGCGCAGCGAAGTGACCGGACTGACCAGCGCCCAGAGCACCATGCAGAGGGAGCTGGAGAGACTGCCCGCCACTCTGCACACCATGAAGACTCAG gtgcagTTGGAGGTTGGGCAGTGGCTGAAGCAGTACCTCTCCGAGACAGAGGGGGGTGCTGCTGCACAGCTGGTGGAGCGGGAGGAGCTGCAGGGGGCGCTGCAGGAGCTGGAGAGCAGGATCCTGGAGAGGCTCTCTGAGGAGAGAGCGCACAGAGAGTCGGACACCATCGGAATGGCGCAGTCCGTCGGAGACACCTTGCACCTGGCTGGCGTGGGCGGAGTCACAGAGCAG gctGTGCACAGGATAGTGCAGCGTGCTATTAATCTGTACAGAGCTGATGGGATCGGACTGGTGGACTACGCCTTGGAGTCAGCAG GTGCCAGTGTGATCAGCACACGCTGCTCGGAAACCTATGAGACAAAGACCGCTCTGCTCAGTCTGTTTGGCGTCCCTCTGTGGTATCACTCCCAGTCTCCGCGCGTGGTGATACAG cCAGATGTGCTCCCTGGTAACTGCTGGGCGTTTCGGGGGTCTCATGGCTTCGTGGTGATTGAACTGGCCTCTCGCATTCGCCCCACTGCTGTGACTCTAGAACACATCCCCAAATCCATCTCTCCCATGGGCAAGATCGACAGCGCACCCCGTGACTTTGCAGTCTAT GGGTTAGACAGTGACTCTCAAGAAGAGGGCACTCTTTTGGGACGCTTTacttacaatcaggatggagacCCTCTTCAGACCTACCAGCTAAAG GCTGATCAGATGGGTTCATACGGACTGGTAGAGTTTCGAGTTCTGAGTAACTGGGGACACCCTGAATACACCTGCGTCTATCGGTTTAGAGTGCACGGGGAGCCAGTGAAGTAG